Proteins from a single region of Mus pahari chromosome 2, PAHARI_EIJ_v1.1, whole genome shotgun sequence:
- the Tmem43 gene encoding transmembrane protein 43: MAANYSSTSSRKEHVKVTSDPQPGFLERLSETSGGMFVGLMTFLLSFYLIFTNEGRALKTATSLAEGLSLVVSPDSIHSVAPENEGRLVHIIGALRTSKLLSDPNYGVHLPAVKLRRHVEMYQWVETEESSEYTEDGQVKKETKYSYNTEWRSEIVNSRNFDREIGHKNPSAMAVESFTATAPFVQIGRFFLSAGLIDKIDNFKALSLAKLEDPHVDIIRRGDFFYHSENPKYPEVGDVRVSFSYAGLSSDDPDLGPAHVVTVIARQRGDQLIPYSTKSGETLLLLHHGDFSAEEVFRREQKSNSMKTWGLRAAGWMAMFMGLNLMTRILYTLVDWFPVFRDLVNIGLKAFAFCVATSLTLLTVAAGWLFYRPLWAALIGCLALVPIIIARTRVPAKKLE; the protein is encoded by the exons ATGGCAGCGAAC TATTCCAGTACCAGCAGCAGGAAAGAACACGTCAAAGTGACTTCTGACCCCCAACCAGGCTTCCTAGAGCGACTGAGTGAGACTTCCGGCGGGATGTTCGTGGGGCTAATGACCTTCTTACTCTCCTTCTACTTAATTTTCACCAACGAG GGCCGAGCACTGAAGACAGCCACCTCGCTTGCAGAGGGGCTGTCACTCGTGGTGTCCCCTGACAGCATCCACAGTGTAGCTCCGGAGAATGAAGGAAGACTGGTACACATAATCGGGGCCCTTCGGACTTCCAAG CTCTTATCTGACCCAAATTATGGGGTCCATCTACCAGCTGTGAAGTTGCGACGGCATGTGGAGATGTACCAGTGGGTGGAGACGGAAGAGTCCAG TGAGTACACGGAGGACGGACAGGTGAAGAAGGAGACAAAGTATTCCTACA ACACAGAGTGGAGGTCAGAAATTGTCAACAGCAGGAACTTTGACCGAGAGATTGGCCACAAAAACCCCAG TGCCATGGCAGTGGAGTCTTTCACAGCGACCGCCCCCTTTGTCCAGATTGGCAGGTTTTTCCTCTCAGCAG GCCTCATTGACAAGATTGACAACTTCAAGGCCCTGAGCCTGGCCAAGCTGGAAGACCCCCATGTTGACATCATTCGCCGCGGAGACTTTTTCTACCATAGTGAAAACCCTAAGTACCCAGAG GTTGGTGATGTTCGAGTCTCCTTTTCTTATGCGGGACTGAGCAGCGATGACCCCGACCTGGGCCCGGCTCACGTG GTTACTGTGATTGCCCGGCAACGAGGTGACCAACTAATCCCATATTCCACCAAGTCCGGGGAAACCTTGCTGCTCCTGCACCATGGGGACTTCTCAGCTGAG GAGGTGTTTCGTAGAGAACAGAAGAGCAATTCCATGAAGACATGGGGCCTGCGGGCGGCTGGATGGATGGCCATGTTTATGGGCCTCAACCTCATGACACGGATCCTCTACACCCTAG TGGACTGGTTTCCTGTCTTCCGAGACCTTGTCAACATTGGCCTGAAAGCCTTTGCCTTCTGTGTGGCCACCTCCCTGACCCTGTTGACTGTGGCTGCTGGCTGGCTCTTCTACCGACCGCTGTGGGCTGCTCTAATCGGCTGCCTGGCTCTGGTGCCCATTATCATTGCACGGACCCGGGTGCCAGCCAAAAAGCTGGAGTGA